The proteins below are encoded in one region of Metallibacterium scheffleri:
- the gspE gene encoding type II secretion system ATPase GspE, producing MRAGTPSAQPAAALPVAPPALPGYAWAKRHGMLVSMDGAHALVRHRGTPEPQALSELARVLGCALHLEALSDAEFARALAAAYGDNAGGGAQATMEDLGDGLDLAAIASSLPEPEDLLESQDDAPIIRLINAILAQAVREGASDVHLESFETRLSVRLRVDGMLREILEPPRALAGTLVSRIKVMARLDIAEKRLPQDGRISLRIAGRPVDVRVSTLPSGYGERVVLRLLDRQAGRLDLGGLGVAPATRERFAALIREPHGILLITGPTGSGKTTSLYALLTELNDRKRNILTVEDPIEYFLDGIGQTQVNPKIDLDFARGLRAILRQDPDVVMVGEIRDLETAEIAVQASLTGHLVLSTLHTNTAIGAITRLRDMGVEPYLLATSLIGVAAQRLVRLLCPHCKRRATATPGECAQLGLAPTAPPALCHPVGCERCHGNGYIGRSGIYEVSPIDATLARMIHDGAADADMERYARSLSPGIRSDGLQRVLAGDTSLEELLRVTRAGS from the coding sequence ATGCGCGCCGGCACACCCAGCGCCCAGCCCGCGGCGGCGCTGCCGGTCGCGCCACCCGCGCTGCCCGGCTACGCCTGGGCCAAGCGCCACGGCATGCTGGTGAGCATGGACGGCGCGCACGCACTGGTGCGCCATCGCGGCACGCCCGAGCCGCAGGCGCTGAGCGAACTGGCGCGCGTGCTCGGCTGCGCGCTGCACCTCGAAGCGCTGTCCGATGCCGAGTTCGCGCGCGCGCTGGCGGCGGCCTATGGCGACAACGCCGGCGGCGGCGCGCAGGCCACCATGGAAGACCTCGGCGACGGCCTCGACCTCGCCGCCATCGCCTCGTCGCTGCCCGAACCGGAAGACCTGCTGGAAAGCCAGGACGACGCGCCGATCATCCGCCTGATCAACGCCATCCTCGCGCAGGCGGTGCGCGAGGGCGCCTCCGACGTGCACCTGGAATCCTTCGAGACGCGCCTGTCGGTGCGCCTGCGCGTGGACGGCATGCTGCGCGAGATCCTCGAGCCGCCGCGCGCGCTGGCCGGCACGCTGGTGTCGCGCATCAAGGTGATGGCGCGGCTCGACATCGCCGAGAAACGCCTGCCGCAGGACGGCCGCATCAGCCTGCGCATCGCCGGGCGCCCGGTGGACGTGCGCGTGTCCACGCTGCCCTCGGGCTACGGCGAGCGCGTGGTGCTGCGCCTGCTCGACCGCCAGGCCGGACGCCTGGACCTGGGCGGCCTCGGCGTGGCGCCGGCCACGCGCGAACGCTTCGCCGCGCTGATCCGCGAGCCGCACGGCATCCTGCTGATCACCGGCCCCACCGGCTCGGGCAAGACCACCTCGCTGTACGCGCTGCTGACCGAGCTCAACGACCGCAAGCGCAACATCCTCACCGTCGAGGATCCGATCGAATATTTTCTCGACGGCATCGGCCAGACCCAGGTCAACCCGAAGATCGACCTCGACTTCGCGCGCGGCCTGCGCGCCATCCTGCGCCAGGATCCGGACGTGGTGATGGTCGGCGAGATCCGCGATCTGGAAACCGCCGAGATCGCCGTGCAGGCCAGCCTCACCGGCCATCTGGTGCTGTCCACGTTGCACACCAACACCGCGATCGGCGCGATCACGCGCCTGCGCGACATGGGCGTCGAACCCTACCTGCTGGCCACCAGCCTGATCGGCGTCGCCGCGCAGCGCCTGGTGCGCCTGCTGTGCCCGCACTGCAAGCGCCGCGCCACCGCCACCCCCGGCGAATGCGCGCAGCTCGGCCTGGCACCGACGGCGCCGCCCGCGCTGTGCCATCCGGTCGGCTGCGAGCGTTGCCACGGCAATGGCTACATCGGCCGCAGCGGCATCTACGAGGTCAGCCCGATCGACGCGACGCTGGCGCGCATGATCCACGACGGCGCCGCCGATGCCGACATGGAGCGCTACGCGCGCAGCCTCAGCCCCGGCATCCGCAGCGACGGCCTGCAGCGCGTGCTGGCCGGCGACACCTCGCTGGAAGAACTGCTGCGCGTCACCCGCGCCGGCAGCTAG
- the gspF gene encoding type II secretion system inner membrane protein GspF yields MPAFEFVALDAAGKRQRGMLEGDTARQVRQSLRESGLSPLSVEAVAEGAGAPRRGRRRTRLPADELALFTRQLATLLITGAPLAEALGTALRQARKPRVQRVLSGVRARVVEGRGMAAGMADFPAVFDDVFRATVAAGEQSGKLDAVLARLADYTESRQALQQRVQQALIYPSFLVIMAFGILAGLLGYVVPKIVQVFTTMHAQLPLLTRVLIGISGFLRGWWPLLLLALIALVLGVRALLRRPGPLQAWQRFLLRLPFFGRLVRGLETARFARTLSILTASGVPILEGLGIAQQVVHNLPMRAALAEATVRVREGSGIAAALERSGYFPPMAVYLIASGEGGGQLEAMLERAAQQQEREAQGLIATALALFEPMTIVFMGLIVFTIVLAILLPIFRLDQLVQ; encoded by the coding sequence ATGCCCGCCTTCGAATTCGTCGCCCTCGATGCCGCCGGCAAACGCCAGCGCGGCATGCTCGAGGGCGACACCGCGCGCCAGGTGCGGCAGAGCCTGCGCGAAAGCGGCCTCAGCCCGCTCAGCGTCGAGGCCGTGGCCGAGGGCGCCGGCGCTCCGCGCCGCGGGCGTCGGCGCACGCGCCTGCCGGCCGACGAACTGGCCCTGTTCACGCGCCAGCTCGCCACCCTGCTGATCACCGGCGCGCCGCTGGCCGAGGCGCTGGGCACCGCGCTGCGCCAAGCGCGCAAGCCGCGCGTGCAGCGCGTGCTCAGCGGCGTGCGCGCGCGCGTCGTCGAAGGCCGCGGCATGGCCGCGGGCATGGCCGATTTCCCCGCCGTGTTCGACGACGTGTTCCGCGCCACCGTGGCCGCCGGCGAGCAATCCGGCAAACTCGATGCCGTGCTGGCGCGGCTGGCCGACTACACCGAATCGCGCCAGGCGCTGCAGCAGCGCGTGCAGCAGGCGCTGATCTACCCCAGCTTCCTGGTGATCATGGCCTTCGGCATCCTCGCCGGCCTGCTCGGCTACGTGGTGCCCAAGATCGTGCAGGTGTTCACCACCATGCACGCGCAACTGCCGCTGCTGACGCGCGTGCTGATCGGCATCAGCGGCTTCCTGCGCGGCTGGTGGCCGCTGCTGCTGCTGGCGTTGATCGCGCTGGTGCTGGGCGTGCGCGCGCTGCTGCGCCGGCCCGGCCCGCTGCAGGCGTGGCAGCGCTTCCTGCTGCGCCTGCCGTTCTTCGGGCGCCTGGTGCGCGGCCTGGAAACCGCGCGCTTCGCGCGCACCCTGAGCATCCTCACCGCCAGCGGCGTGCCCATCCTCGAGGGCCTCGGCATCGCCCAGCAGGTGGTGCACAACCTGCCCATGCGCGCCGCGCTGGCCGAGGCCACGGTGCGCGTGCGCGAAGGCTCCGGCATCGCCGCCGCGCTGGAACGCAGCGGCTACTTCCCGCCGATGGCGGTGTACCTGATCGCCAGCGGCGAAGGCGGCGGCCAGCTCGAGGCCATGCTCGAGCGCGCCGCGCAACAGCAGGAGCGCGAGGCCCAGGGCCTGATCGCGACCGCGCTGGCGCTGTTCGAGCCGATGACCATCGTGTTCATGGGCCTGATCGTGTTCACCATCGTGCTGGCCATCCTGCTGCCGATCTTCCGCCTCGACCAACTGGTGCAGTGA
- a CDS encoding type II toxin-antitoxin system VapC family toxin, producing MGLIYLDSCLVIYAFEDDARWGQPVKAAMAAATPCEFAISPLVRFECLLGPMRSGNLQLQRHYEEGLRQFRQLAMPDEVYVLGATLRARHGLKPPDALHLATAQWHRCDALWTHDTRLGRAAHGLATDILHAAA from the coding sequence ATGGGATTGATTTACCTCGACAGTTGTCTGGTGATATACGCGTTCGAGGACGACGCGCGGTGGGGGCAACCGGTCAAGGCCGCGATGGCTGCCGCCACGCCCTGTGAGTTCGCCATTTCGCCCCTGGTTCGCTTCGAATGTCTGCTCGGGCCGATGCGCAGCGGCAACCTGCAGTTGCAACGCCATTACGAGGAAGGCCTGCGCCAGTTCCGTCAGTTGGCGATGCCGGATGAGGTCTACGTGCTGGGCGCGACGCTGCGCGCGCGCCATGGCTTGAAGCCGCCGGATGCGCTGCATCTGGCCACCGCGCAGTGGCATCGCTGCGATGCGCTATGGACGCACGACACGCGCCTGGGCCGGGCAGCCCACGGACTGGCCACGGACATTCTCCACGCAGCCGCGTGA
- a CDS encoding type II toxin-antitoxin system Phd/YefM family antitoxin yields MKINILESKNQLSRLLRRAQAGEDVIIANRGVPVARLVPISAQDAAAGGDVLVWLQQHPLPAALRRSHAEIEAEIGHERAAWD; encoded by the coding sequence ATGAAAATCAACATTCTGGAATCGAAGAATCAGTTGTCGCGGTTGTTGCGGCGCGCGCAGGCGGGTGAGGACGTCATCATCGCCAATCGCGGCGTGCCGGTGGCGCGTCTGGTGCCGATCAGCGCGCAGGATGCCGCCGCAGGTGGCGACGTGCTGGTTTGGTTGCAACAGCATCCGCTGCCTGCGGCGCTGCGGCGCAGTCATGCCGAGATCGAGGCGGAGATCGGCCACGAGCGCGCGGCATGGGATTGA
- a CDS encoding VPS10 domain-containing protein, with product MKRIPWWAMLALASLTAAAATAPGVLNRSARDRAVAAWQRRELSAPNGGYNGALYQNALRARAQMLAQQRAWTSMQTSALKPTGANPAASAAPGQINWTEIGPGNVGGRINTIWIDPSNAQHLIVGAAGGGLWQSSDGGGSWSAVSEFPGSLAVDAIAQLPSGTLLAGTGDPFNEFQPGSGMLMSTDGGNTWTPISSTAPASANAFWAVINSIATNSNGVALAATLQGIARSTDGGNTWTQVWPAAGSSSGTSFDVVFDPNNPNDAVADSYNGSVVYSTNAGATWSAASGMPGGGRSALAFDPSVAGSVYASVDNNNGSSPSGEVYHSTNGGQTWALLAGTSAFVNAVSGSAVGALCDNSFSGNPVECQGNYDNVIDVLPHNSGTAPTIYVGGIDIFSSTDGGSTWTMSGEAYSNSNHLHADQHAFAWNPSTSTLYVGNDGGFYSHIANSWIAQNSGLAVTQFYAIAGHAGATASSHLGSNGAPITPIVAGAQDNGTQLYTGYVSGAAPQPDSWQQIFGGDGGHTAVDPANGNFLYGEYTNLSLFYTSTGGSAQQYSTEPPDTANQNANFIAPMALVPNGSAAATQILGGGASLWLGSNIQNANPSWTALNGVTLPVGSGGNYISAIGVDPSSNNNLWVGYDNGQVWHTTNATAATPIWTQSGSSTLPDTSAHSLMVNSFWVQPGQPNTVYVTYAGFLSTDDDVFVSTDGGNTWTGIGAGLPPGPVYSLVTHPAYPQILYVGTLTGVYASLDGGQSWSASSQGPANISVNQLAWFDTSNPDQPVLQAATDGRGAWLGSPAYNPTPTLTSLSPNQLTLDASASVVTLNGNGFVGNSRVSLGGAPLADTYQSATQLQVTIPAATLAVSGTHTLVVSNPIPGGGTSAGANLTVAYPPPAVSSLSPAAAAMSGTAFTLTINGSGFQPVSGVQWNGSALSTSYVSGNTLTASVPASDLASGGNATVSVVTPAPGGGSASASFAVDYPAPALGAISPTSAQGGASGATIIATGSNFVPASTIDWNGKALSTSYVSATQLSASVPASDLALGGSFAVTVSTPAPGGGSSSAITFAVSAPPTAPASGGGGGGLDMFSLLLLAGLNLPWLLAQRRRRA from the coding sequence ATGAAACGCATCCCATGGTGGGCCATGCTTGCCCTTGCCAGCCTGACCGCCGCCGCTGCCACCGCGCCTGGCGTACTCAATCGTTCCGCGCGCGATCGCGCCGTGGCCGCCTGGCAACGACGCGAGCTGTCCGCGCCAAACGGCGGCTACAACGGTGCGCTGTACCAGAATGCGCTGCGCGCGCGTGCGCAGATGCTGGCGCAACAGCGTGCATGGACCAGCATGCAGACCAGCGCGCTCAAGCCCACCGGCGCCAACCCGGCGGCGAGCGCTGCGCCCGGCCAGATCAACTGGACCGAGATCGGCCCCGGCAACGTCGGCGGACGCATCAACACCATCTGGATCGATCCGTCCAACGCCCAGCATCTGATCGTCGGCGCTGCCGGCGGCGGCTTGTGGCAGAGCAGCGATGGCGGCGGCTCGTGGAGCGCGGTCAGCGAATTTCCCGGCTCGCTCGCGGTCGACGCCATCGCGCAGTTGCCCAGCGGCACGCTGCTGGCCGGCACCGGCGACCCGTTCAACGAGTTCCAGCCCGGCAGCGGCATGCTCATGTCCACGGACGGCGGCAACACGTGGACGCCGATCTCCAGCACCGCGCCGGCATCGGCCAACGCCTTCTGGGCGGTGATCAACTCGATCGCCACCAACAGCAACGGCGTGGCGCTGGCCGCGACCCTGCAAGGCATCGCGCGCAGCACCGATGGCGGCAACACCTGGACGCAGGTGTGGCCCGCCGCCGGCAGCAGCAGCGGCACCAGTTTCGACGTGGTGTTCGACCCGAACAACCCCAATGACGCCGTGGCCGACAGCTACAACGGCTCGGTGGTCTATTCCACCAACGCCGGCGCCACCTGGAGCGCGGCCAGCGGCATGCCGGGCGGCGGGCGCAGCGCGCTGGCCTTCGACCCCAGCGTCGCCGGATCGGTGTACGCCTCGGTGGACAACAACAACGGCAGCAGTCCCAGCGGCGAGGTCTACCACTCGACCAACGGCGGCCAGACCTGGGCCCTGCTGGCCGGCACCAGCGCCTTCGTCAACGCGGTCAGCGGCAGTGCCGTTGGCGCGCTGTGCGACAACTCGTTCAGCGGCAACCCGGTCGAGTGTCAGGGCAACTACGATAATGTCATCGACGTGCTGCCGCACAACTCCGGCACCGCGCCGACGATCTACGTCGGCGGCATCGACATCTTCAGTTCCACCGATGGCGGCAGCACCTGGACCATGTCCGGCGAGGCATACAGCAACAGCAACCATCTGCACGCCGACCAGCACGCCTTCGCCTGGAACCCGTCCACCAGCACGCTCTATGTCGGCAACGATGGCGGGTTTTATAGCCACATCGCCAACAGTTGGATCGCACAGAACAGCGGCCTCGCCGTGACCCAGTTCTACGCCATCGCCGGGCACGCCGGCGCGACGGCGTCCAGCCATCTCGGCAGCAACGGCGCGCCGATCACGCCGATCGTCGCCGGCGCGCAGGACAACGGCACGCAGCTTTATACCGGCTACGTCAGCGGCGCCGCGCCGCAACCGGACAGTTGGCAGCAGATCTTCGGCGGCGATGGCGGGCACACCGCGGTGGACCCGGCCAACGGCAATTTCCTGTACGGCGAATACACCAACCTGAGCCTGTTTTACACGAGCACCGGCGGCAGCGCGCAGCAGTACAGCACCGAGCCGCCGGACACCGCCAACCAGAACGCCAACTTCATCGCGCCGATGGCGCTGGTACCCAACGGCAGCGCGGCGGCCACGCAGATATTGGGCGGCGGCGCCTCGCTGTGGCTGGGCAGCAACATCCAGAATGCCAACCCGTCCTGGACCGCGCTCAACGGCGTCACCCTGCCGGTGGGCAGCGGCGGCAACTACATCAGCGCCATCGGCGTGGACCCCTCCAGCAACAACAACCTGTGGGTGGGCTACGACAACGGTCAGGTCTGGCATACCACCAATGCCACCGCGGCCACCCCGATCTGGACGCAATCCGGCAGCAGCACGCTGCCGGATACCTCGGCGCACAGCTTGATGGTCAACAGTTTCTGGGTGCAACCGGGGCAGCCGAACACGGTGTATGTCACCTACGCCGGATTTCTCAGCACCGATGACGATGTCTTCGTCAGCACCGATGGCGGCAACACCTGGACCGGCATCGGCGCGGGCCTGCCGCCCGGTCCGGTGTATTCGCTGGTCACGCACCCGGCCTACCCGCAAATCCTCTATGTCGGCACGCTGACCGGAGTTTACGCTAGCCTCGACGGCGGCCAGAGCTGGAGCGCCAGCAGCCAGGGGCCGGCCAACATCTCGGTCAATCAACTGGCGTGGTTCGATACCTCGAACCCCGACCAACCCGTGCTGCAGGCCGCCACCGACGGGCGCGGCGCCTGGCTGGGCTCGCCGGCCTACAACCCGACGCCGACGCTGACCTCGCTCAGTCCGAATCAGCTCACCCTGGACGCGAGCGCCAGCGTGGTCACGCTCAATGGCAACGGCTTTGTCGGCAACAGCCGCGTGAGCCTGGGTGGCGCGCCGCTGGCCGACACCTACCAGTCCGCGACGCAACTGCAAGTGACCATTCCGGCGGCGACGCTGGCGGTGTCCGGCACGCACACGCTGGTGGTGAGCAACCCGATCCCCGGCGGCGGCACCTCGGCAGGCGCCAATCTCACCGTGGCCTATCCGCCGCCCGCGGTGAGCTCGCTGTCACCGGCCGCCGCTGCCATGAGCGGCACAGCATTCACCCTCACCATCAACGGCAGCGGCTTCCAGCCGGTCTCCGGGGTACAGTGGAACGGCAGTGCGCTGAGCACGAGCTATGTGTCGGGGAACACGCTGACCGCCAGCGTGCCGGCCAGCGACCTCGCCAGCGGCGGCAACGCCACCGTGTCGGTGGTGACGCCGGCGCCGGGCGGCGGCAGTGCCAGCGCCAGCTTCGCGGTGGATTACCCGGCACCGGCCCTCGGCGCGATCTCGCCGACTTCGGCGCAAGGCGGCGCCAGTGGCGCGACGATCATTGCCACCGGCAGCAACTTCGTGCCGGCCTCGACCATCGACTGGAATGGCAAAGCGCTGAGCACCAGCTATGTGTCGGCCACGCAGTTGAGCGCGAGCGTGCCAGCCAGCGATCTCGCCCTCGGCGGCAGCTTCGCGGTGACCGTGTCGACCCCGGCGCCCGGCGGCGGCAGCTCGTCGGCGATCACTTTTGCCGTGTCGGCCCCGCCCACCGCGCCCGCTTCCGGCGGAGGTGGCGGCGGCCTGGACATGTTCAGCCTGCTGCTACTGGCCGGCCTGAATCTGCCGTGGCTGCTGGCGCAACGCCGCCGCCGCGCCTGA
- a CDS encoding type II toxin-antitoxin system HigB family toxin — protein MKVIAVSTLRRFWERHPDSEQPLKAWHDEAKHASWTTPQDIKQHYASASFIGNNRVVFNIKGNDYRLIVAIAYRYGAVYIKFVGTHAQYDRVEAATVEDP, from the coding sequence ATGAAGGTCATCGCCGTGAGCACCCTGAGACGCTTCTGGGAACGTCATCCGGATTCCGAGCAACCTCTCAAGGCCTGGCACGACGAGGCAAAGCACGCCTCCTGGACCACACCGCAGGACATCAAGCAGCACTACGCAAGCGCCAGCTTCATCGGCAACAACCGCGTGGTCTTCAACATCAAAGGCAACGACTATCGGCTCATCGTGGCCATTGCCTATCGCTACGGCGCCGTCTACATCAAGTTCGTCGGCACCCACGCCCAGTACGACCGGGTCGAGGCCGCCACCGTGGAGGATCCATGA
- a CDS encoding helix-turn-helix domain-containing protein: MNIHPVRSKSDYKAALRELSVYFDHEPEPGTADGDRFEILATLVEAYEAKHFPIEAPDPIEAIRFRMEQGGLTVKDLVSSIGRPNRVYEVLNRKRGLTIDMIRNLHRNLGIPAESLIGP, encoded by the coding sequence ATGAATATTCATCCTGTCCGCAGCAAGAGCGACTACAAGGCCGCGCTGCGCGAGCTGTCCGTGTATTTCGATCACGAGCCGGAGCCGGGTACCGCGGACGGCGACCGTTTCGAGATCCTTGCCACGCTGGTCGAGGCTTACGAGGCCAAACACTTCCCCATCGAGGCGCCTGACCCCATCGAAGCGATCCGGTTCCGCATGGAGCAAGGCGGTCTGACCGTGAAGGATCTGGTGTCCTCCATCGGCCGACCCAATCGCGTTTACGAGGTGCTGAACCGCAAGCGCGGCCTCACCATCGACATGATCCGCAACTTGCACCGAAACCTCGGCATTCCAGCGGAAAGCCTGATCGGGCCTTGA
- the fcl gene encoding GDP-L-fucose synthase, with protein MQSRDRIFVAGHRGLVGSAVVRALRAQGFDNLLLRTRAELDLTDQAAVYRFFATERPNYVFLVAGKVGGILANSSYPADFIRDNLMIQSNVIDAAHRHGARKLLDLGSSCIYPKHAPQPMTEDCLLSGALEPSNEWYAVAKIAGLKMCQAYRRQHGFDAISLMPTNLYGPGDNFDLDSSHVLPAMLRKFHDAKVRGDDHVTLWGTGTPRREFLHVDDLARACLYVMEHYEGEAFLNAGVGEDVSIRELAKLVQEIVGFEGRIDWDASKPDGTPRKLLDVGKLHALGWQASIPLRAGVAATYQWYLQHLASAKAVA; from the coding sequence ATGCAAAGCAGAGACCGGATTTTCGTGGCGGGCCATCGTGGTCTGGTGGGCTCGGCGGTGGTGCGCGCGCTGCGTGCGCAGGGGTTCGACAACTTGCTGCTGCGCACCCGCGCCGAGTTGGACCTGACCGATCAGGCGGCGGTGTACCGCTTCTTCGCGACCGAGCGCCCGAATTACGTGTTTCTGGTCGCGGGCAAGGTCGGCGGCATCCTCGCCAACAGCAGCTATCCGGCGGATTTCATCCGCGACAACCTGATGATCCAGTCCAACGTGATCGATGCCGCGCACCGTCATGGCGCGCGCAAGCTGCTGGATCTGGGCTCCTCGTGCATTTATCCCAAGCACGCGCCGCAGCCGATGACCGAGGATTGCCTGTTGTCCGGTGCGCTGGAGCCGAGCAACGAGTGGTATGCGGTGGCCAAGATCGCCGGGCTGAAGATGTGCCAGGCGTATCGCCGCCAGCACGGCTTCGATGCGATCAGCTTGATGCCGACCAATCTGTATGGGCCGGGCGACAATTTCGACCTCGACAGTTCGCACGTGCTGCCGGCCATGCTGCGCAAGTTCCACGACGCCAAGGTTCGCGGCGACGATCACGTGACGCTGTGGGGCACCGGCACGCCGCGACGCGAGTTTCTGCACGTGGACGATCTGGCCCGCGCCTGCCTGTACGTGATGGAGCACTACGAGGGCGAGGCGTTTCTCAACGCCGGCGTGGGCGAGGATGTGAGCATCCGCGAACTGGCCAAGCTGGTGCAGGAGATCGTGGGCTTCGAGGGCCGCATCGACTGGGACGCCAGCAAGCCCGACGGCACGCCGCGCAAGTTGCTGGACGTGGGCAAGCTGCACGCGCTGGGCTGGCAGGCCAGCATCCCGTTGCGCGCGGGCGTGGCGGCCACGTACCAGTGGTACCTGCAGCATCTCGCCAGCGCCAAGGCGGTGGCGTAG
- a CDS encoding GIY-YIG nuclease family protein has translation MKRPCVYILASRRNGTLYVGVTSNLAGRIWQHQHDLVTGFTQCHGVHTLVWFEQHTSMAAAIAREKSIKHWRRQWKLRLIESANPTWRDLYPDILDSAGDAAATTGSPPPRG, from the coding sequence ATGAAACGCCCCTGCGTCTACATCCTCGCCAGCCGCCGCAACGGCACACTCTACGTCGGCGTCACCAGCAACCTCGCCGGACGCATCTGGCAGCACCAGCACGATCTCGTCACCGGTTTCACCCAGTGCCACGGCGTGCACACACTGGTGTGGTTCGAGCAGCACACGTCCATGGCGGCCGCCATCGCACGCGAGAAATCCATCAAGCACTGGCGCCGGCAGTGGAAACTGCGACTCATCGAATCCGCCAATCCCACTTGGCGCGACCTGTATCCCGACATCCTCGACAGCGCCGGAGACGCGGCCGCAACCACTGGATCCCCGCCTCCGCGGGGATGA
- a CDS encoding IS256 family transposase: MPSKTKKAGKAAAVLPRIPKELIDQFVTGPMSAEAVNTASMAFKKALIERALGAELSHHLGYARGVAKPERAQNHRNGASGKTVLTGEGPLRLDMPRDREGSFEPLLIPKHARRFTGFDDKVVALYARGMTMREIQGFLAEQYGVEVSPEFISGVTDAVMAEVSAWQSRPLEPLYPVVFFDALRVKIREDAVVRNKAIYLALGVLPDGTRDILGLWIEGTEGAKFWMRVFNDLKTRGVNDILIAVTDGLKGMPEALGAVFPATTLQTCIVHLIRNSLDYASWKERKALAAALRPIYTAASAEAAQAVLDAFEVGPWGQKFPTVVAAWRRAWDRVIPFFAFPPAVRKVIYTTNAIESVNARLRKIIKTRGHFPSDDAASKLIWLALRNITADWGRAAKDWKEAMNQFAILYEDRFTLARP; encoded by the coding sequence ATGCCAAGCAAGACGAAGAAGGCGGGGAAGGCCGCAGCGGTGCTGCCGCGCATTCCCAAGGAACTGATTGACCAGTTTGTGACCGGCCCGATGAGCGCCGAGGCGGTCAACACGGCATCGATGGCGTTCAAGAAGGCGCTGATCGAGCGCGCACTGGGCGCGGAGCTCAGCCATCACTTGGGCTACGCGCGCGGGGTGGCAAAGCCGGAGCGCGCGCAGAACCATCGTAATGGTGCCAGTGGCAAGACGGTGTTGACCGGCGAGGGTCCGCTGCGCCTGGACATGCCGCGCGACCGTGAAGGCAGCTTCGAGCCGCTGCTCATTCCCAAGCACGCGCGGCGCTTCACGGGTTTCGACGACAAGGTCGTGGCTCTGTATGCGCGTGGCATGACGATGCGCGAGATCCAGGGTTTTCTGGCGGAGCAGTACGGCGTCGAGGTCTCGCCGGAGTTCATCAGCGGCGTCACCGATGCGGTCATGGCCGAGGTGAGCGCCTGGCAGTCGCGGCCGCTGGAGCCGCTGTACCCGGTGGTGTTTTTCGATGCGCTGCGGGTCAAGATCCGCGAGGATGCGGTGGTCCGCAACAAGGCCATCTATCTGGCGCTCGGGGTGCTGCCCGACGGCACGCGCGACATCCTGGGCCTGTGGATCGAGGGCACCGAGGGTGCCAAGTTCTGGATGCGGGTGTTCAACGACCTGAAGACGCGCGGGGTCAACGACATCCTGATCGCGGTGACCGATGGCCTGAAGGGCATGCCCGAGGCACTGGGCGCGGTGTTTCCGGCGACGACGCTGCAGACCTGCATCGTGCACCTGATCCGCAACAGCCTCGATTACGCCAGCTGGAAGGAGCGCAAGGCCTTGGCGGCTGCGCTCCGGCCGATCTATACGGCCGCCAGCGCAGAAGCCGCCCAGGCCGTGCTGGACGCCTTCGAGGTCGGGCCGTGGGGCCAGAAGTTTCCCACGGTGGTGGCGGCCTGGCGCCGCGCTTGGGACCGGGTCATCCCGTTCTTCGCGTTCCCGCCGGCCGTACGCAAGGTGATCTACACCACCAATGCCATCGAGAGCGTCAATGCACGGCTGCGCAAGATCATCAAGACCCGCGGCCATTTCCCCAGCGACGACGCGGCCAGCAAGCTGATCTGGCTGGCGCTACGCAACATCACCGCCGACTGGGGCCGCGCAGCCAAAGACTGGAAGGAGGCGATGAATCAGTTCGCGATACTCTACGAAGACCGCTTCACGCTGGCACGGCCCTGA